The Corticium candelabrum chromosome 17, ooCorCand1.1, whole genome shotgun sequence genome has a segment encoding these proteins:
- the LOC134192908 gene encoding uncharacterized protein LOC134192908, whose amino-acid sequence MQLKRGIFQGDSLSPLLFCMALNPLSKELNRTGYGYRMTTGHGETAKRQLISHLLYMDDLKLYGRNSDQLDGLLHTVRAFSDDIQMKFGLDKCAVAHFVNGRLSGHNSGVTVGKTDTINCLEPGQVYKYLGVDESNGIQHSMMRERLRLEYLRRMMLI is encoded by the exons atgcagctcaagaggggtattttccaaggtgactcactttctccacttctcttctgtatggctctcaatcctctaagcaaggagctgaacagaaccggttacggctaccggatgaccactgggcatggtgagactgccaaacgtcagcttatcagtcatctactttacatggatgatctgaagctgtatggcagaaactctgatcagttggacgggttgttgcacacggttcgtgccttctctgatgacatccagatgaagtttggtctggacaaatgtgctgttgcacactttgtcaacggcaggctatctggacacaactctggagtgacggtaggaaaaacggacaccatcaactgtctggaaccgggtcaagtctacaagtacttgggtgtagatgagagtaacggtattcagcacagcatgatgcgggagagactccgtctcgagtacttgcgcaga ATGATGCTCATTTAA